Proteins co-encoded in one Sulfuricaulis limicola genomic window:
- the soxZ gene encoding thiosulfate oxidation carrier complex protein SoxZ produces MAERKMRMRTRAQDGSVELQILISHPMETGLRTDKNTGNKIPPHFIQRLTLEHNGKVVATVNTGAGISEDPLIGFRLKDAKQGDKLKVFWSDNMGESATLEGTVDLS; encoded by the coding sequence ATGGCTGAACGCAAGATGAGAATGCGCACCCGCGCCCAGGATGGCAGCGTCGAGTTGCAGATACTGATATCGCACCCGATGGAAACCGGACTGCGTACCGACAAGAACACCGGCAATAAAATCCCGCCGCATTTCATCCAGCGCCTGACGCTGGAACACAATGGCAAGGTCGTGGCCACGGTCAACACCGGCGCCGGCATTTCCGAGGATCCGCTGATCGGTTTCCGGCTCAAGGACGCCAAGCAGGGCGACAAGCTCAAGGTTTTCTGGAGCGACAACATGGGCGAGTCGGCGACGCTGGAAGGCACTGTCGATTTGTCCTGA
- a CDS encoding DUF2934 domain-containing protein: MAKGKGNASSGLSIPRSNKKPASEHELQQMVAEKAYFRALERGFQGGDPVEDWLIAEREINEKFSKFSQ; this comes from the coding sequence ATGGCCAAAGGAAAAGGCAACGCTTCATCTGGTTTATCGATACCACGCAGTAACAAAAAGCCGGCTTCGGAACACGAGCTCCAGCAGATGGTTGCCGAGAAGGCTTACTTTCGCGCTCTCGAACGGGGTTTTCAGGGTGGCGATCCGGTCGAGGACTGGCTTATAGCGGAACGTGAGATCAACGAAAAGTTTTCTAAATTCTCGCAGTAA
- a CDS encoding DUF768 domain-containing protein, which produces MSKRFLRWVETWIEENIPPGANPDIESHEARAERLTEKLFAEAAAAGFTNFETEEERERVSPRVLAAVADSTDFDVDAYHLKSQLAGENEDGD; this is translated from the coding sequence ATGAGCAAGCGCTTCCTGAGGTGGGTCGAGACCTGGATCGAGGAAAACATTCCTCCCGGCGCCAATCCCGACATCGAGAGCCACGAGGCGCGTGCGGAGCGGCTGACGGAGAAACTGTTCGCCGAGGCGGCCGCGGCCGGCTTCACAAACTTCGAGACCGAGGAGGAGCGGGAGCGCGTTTCGCCCCGGGTCCTGGCCGCGGTCGCGGACAGCACCGACTTCGACGTCGATGCCTATCATCTCAAGTCGCAACTGGCGGGGGAGAATGAAGACGGCGACTGA
- the queF gene encoding preQ(1) synthase has protein sequence MPSQPSKNLDTFPNPRLDRDYIIEIECPEFTCLCPKTGQPDFATLTLEYVPDRLCVELKSLKLYIWSYRNEGHFHEDVTNRILNDLVAVTHPRYLRLRAKFYVRGGLYTTVEVVHRQSGWQAPPPPPADLPREVQELPAKQVPGTAPAQAPAAKPMPAAKPRNPVKLTEPVIPPAPAPKNRNPAPAPEPEPSASERFRMLRRSRRNDPPPEPEPELEPEEIVAEPVEPEPPPPAPVRKDGLYIGIDLGTTGCRAIAVDATGKIHGEMSAPIPTPPRNGDEVTQDPTVWWKAVTGCLQNLLKQIDPQRVQAIAVDGTSGTLLLCDAKGSPVTPAIMYNDRRAVQQAKHIASLTSGVSGAQGAGSGLAKLMWMHDKKLDKRAQHALHQADWISGKLIGQYGHSDYNNCLKLGFDAEKMAWPKWLNKLGFDSALLPEVHVPGESLGTLSADIAKTFGLPSDVEVLAGTTDGVASFLAAGPTESGHGVTALGTTLVLKLLSDKPVFSLEHGVYSHRLGRYWLAGGASNSGGAVLLQYFKIEQMREMTPLLDPESVTGLDYYPLPDIGERFPINNPEMAPRLEPLPGNSITFFQGMLEGIARIEAEGYQLLGKLGAPALSKVFTTGGGSQNPAWTRIREKILRVKMEKPRSGHAAYGSALLAAGVVAKTFS, from the coding sequence ATGCCGAGCCAGCCCAGCAAGAATCTGGATACCTTCCCCAATCCGCGTCTGGACCGGGATTATATCATTGAGATCGAATGTCCGGAGTTCACCTGTCTGTGTCCCAAGACCGGCCAGCCGGACTTCGCCACCCTGACCCTGGAGTACGTCCCGGACCGGCTGTGCGTGGAATTGAAGTCGCTGAAACTTTATATCTGGTCCTACCGCAACGAGGGCCATTTCCACGAGGACGTGACCAACCGCATCCTGAACGATCTGGTGGCGGTCACGCACCCGCGCTACCTGCGGCTGCGGGCTAAATTCTACGTGCGCGGCGGGCTCTATACGACCGTCGAGGTCGTGCACCGCCAGAGCGGCTGGCAAGCGCCACCGCCACCGCCGGCCGATCTGCCGCGCGAGGTCCAGGAGCTGCCGGCGAAACAGGTCCCGGGCACGGCTCCCGCGCAGGCCCCTGCCGCCAAGCCCATGCCCGCGGCGAAGCCCCGCAACCCGGTGAAACTGACCGAGCCGGTCATCCCGCCCGCGCCCGCGCCGAAAAACCGCAACCCGGCGCCAGCGCCGGAACCCGAGCCGTCGGCCAGCGAACGCTTCCGCATGCTGCGGCGCTCGCGCCGCAACGATCCGCCGCCGGAACCCGAGCCAGAGCTGGAGCCGGAGGAAATCGTCGCCGAGCCAGTTGAGCCGGAGCCGCCGCCCCCGGCGCCGGTGCGCAAGGACGGACTCTATATAGGTATCGATCTTGGCACCACCGGCTGCCGCGCCATCGCCGTCGACGCCACCGGCAAGATCCATGGCGAGATGAGCGCGCCCATTCCCACCCCGCCGCGCAACGGGGATGAAGTCACCCAGGACCCGACCGTGTGGTGGAAGGCGGTCACCGGCTGCCTGCAAAACCTGCTGAAACAAATCGATCCGCAACGCGTGCAGGCCATCGCCGTGGATGGCACCTCCGGCACCCTGCTGCTGTGCGACGCCAAGGGCAGCCCGGTGACGCCGGCCATCATGTACAACGACCGGCGCGCCGTGCAACAGGCAAAGCACATCGCCTCGCTGACGAGCGGCGTTTCCGGCGCCCAGGGCGCCGGGAGCGGCCTCGCCAAGCTCATGTGGATGCACGACAAGAAACTCGACAAACGCGCCCAGCATGCGCTGCACCAGGCCGACTGGATCAGCGGCAAGCTGATCGGCCAGTACGGTCACAGCGATTACAACAATTGTCTGAAGCTCGGTTTCGACGCCGAAAAAATGGCCTGGCCCAAATGGCTGAACAAGCTCGGCTTCGATAGCGCATTGTTGCCGGAAGTCCACGTGCCGGGCGAATCGCTCGGCACCCTCAGCGCCGACATCGCCAAAACCTTTGGCCTGCCGTCCGACGTGGAGGTATTGGCCGGGACCACGGACGGCGTGGCATCCTTCCTCGCGGCCGGCCCCACCGAGTCGGGGCACGGCGTCACGGCGCTGGGCACAACGCTGGTGCTGAAACTGCTGTCGGACAAGCCGGTGTTCTCGCTGGAACATGGCGTTTACAGTCATCGCCTCGGCCGATACTGGCTCGCCGGCGGCGCCTCCAACAGCGGCGGCGCGGTGCTGTTGCAGTATTTCAAGATTGAACAGATGCGGGAGATGACGCCGTTGCTGGATCCGGAGAGCGTCACCGGCCTGGATTACTACCCGCTGCCGGACATCGGCGAACGTTTCCCCATCAACAACCCGGAAATGGCGCCGCGACTGGAACCGCTGCCCGGCAACAGCATCACCTTCTTTCAGGGCATGCTGGAAGGCATCGCCCGCATCGAGGCCGAGGGCTACCAACTGCTGGGAAAACTCGGCGCGCCGGCGCTCAGCAAGGTCTTCACCACCGGCGGCGGCTCGCAGAACCCGGCCTGGACGCGCATCCGCGAAAAAATCCTGCGGGTGAAAATGGAAAAGCCGCGCTCCGGGCACGCCGCCTATGGCTCCGCGCTGCTCGCGGCGGGGGTGGTGGCAAAAACGTTTTCGTGA
- the smc gene encoding chromosome segregation protein SMC — translation MRLKTIKLSGFKSFVEPIIIPINGNLIGIVGPNGCGKSNIIDAVRWVMGEMSAKNLRGDSMADVIFNGSNSRKPVAQASVELIFDNSEGRAGGEYAKYAEISIRREAGRDGQSDYFLNKTKCRRKDITDIFLGTGLGPRAYSIIEQGMVTRIIEAKPEDLRGFLEEAAGVSKYKERRRETESRIKHTRENLTRVDDIRKELDTQLSKLHRQSRAAARYKELKQEERLTRAQLLVLRWQELDGRVQSQDMLLSQQQTALDAVLAEQRGIEAEIEKIRAQQTETVDQFNAVQAEFYSVGAEISRLEQAIQHARETRENQEREQEQVNRAWSEASQHLQSDVARMQELQRRLEELTPQLEELTRARDAAAESRAQAERAMQDWQNEWESFSEAAAEPARVREVQTARMRQLEGHIEQLRQRQARLEQEAATIGAELEKEPANALATQVAELDESCEARERSIGEIEARLREARDRRDELDDELSEVRGQKQSGEARLASLRELQAAAQGESDAALGEWLHGQGLDKAPRLARVLKVESGWEKAVERVLGVNLGAVCVPKMESVASAAAGYDQSQVTFIEQGTPAARGSTPHPALLDKIQGDINLAPLLDGIYVAESLEQALSWRGGLTARESFVTRDGAWVGRNWLSLGSEKGARAGWLLREREIETLQSDLGEWHNKLANLQAAIAELDTQLQNLEDERDELTRDLSENNRNRAQLREQLGHKQARLSQLESRRAQIEREQNEIGEQLGRDQAEISAAGDLLRQAEATGGEHEQRRAQLQQNRQTLLDAVEQARTQESAARDSVHRLEIERETQQTAFEATRASHARLEGQLQQLISRREQLSLALSGEQDPTPGYRQHLDEFLQKRLGIEERLNAARQAVTDLETQLREQEQARTREERKTTEIREKHESERVVLQELTVRRETVADQLRESGFEVEAVRAELPPEANETEWASRLEQVTARIERLGPINLVAIEEFEEANTRKTYLDKQCEDLSQALATLEEAIRKIDRETRTRFKETFDQVNEYFQSFFPQLFGGGSAHLEMTDNDLLETGVSVMARPPGKRNSTIHLLSGGEKALTAVALVFAIFQLNPAPFCLLDEVDAPLDDANVIRYCETLKTLSDKTQLVYITHNKISMEMADILIGVTMSEPGVSRLVAVDVDQAMEMVAQ, via the coding sequence ATGCGACTTAAAACAATCAAGCTTTCCGGCTTCAAATCCTTCGTCGAACCCATCATTATTCCCATCAACGGCAACCTGATCGGCATTGTCGGGCCGAACGGCTGCGGCAAGTCCAATATTATAGACGCCGTGCGCTGGGTCATGGGCGAGATGTCGGCCAAGAACCTGCGCGGCGATTCCATGGCCGACGTCATTTTCAACGGCTCCAATTCGCGCAAGCCGGTGGCGCAGGCCTCGGTCGAGCTCATTTTCGACAACAGCGAAGGCCGTGCCGGCGGCGAGTACGCCAAGTATGCCGAGATTTCCATCCGGCGCGAGGCCGGGCGTGACGGCCAGTCCGATTATTTCCTCAACAAGACCAAGTGCCGGCGCAAGGACATCACCGACATCTTCCTCGGCACCGGCCTGGGGCCGCGCGCCTACTCGATCATCGAGCAGGGCATGGTCACGCGCATCATTGAGGCCAAGCCGGAAGACCTGCGCGGCTTCCTGGAAGAGGCCGCGGGCGTTTCCAAATACAAGGAACGCCGCCGCGAGACCGAGAGCCGCATCAAGCACACACGCGAGAACCTGACGCGCGTGGATGACATCCGCAAGGAACTCGATACCCAGCTCTCCAAGCTGCACCGGCAATCGCGCGCCGCGGCGCGCTACAAGGAACTGAAGCAGGAAGAGCGCCTGACGCGCGCGCAATTGCTGGTGTTGCGCTGGCAGGAACTCGACGGGCGCGTGCAGAGCCAGGACATGTTGTTGTCGCAGCAGCAGACGGCGCTGGACGCCGTGCTGGCAGAGCAGCGCGGCATCGAAGCCGAGATCGAAAAAATCCGTGCCCAGCAGACCGAGACGGTGGACCAGTTCAACGCGGTGCAGGCCGAGTTCTATTCCGTCGGCGCCGAGATTTCGCGCCTGGAGCAGGCCATCCAGCACGCGCGCGAGACGCGCGAAAACCAGGAGCGCGAGCAGGAGCAGGTCAACCGCGCCTGGAGCGAGGCCAGCCAGCATCTGCAGTCGGATGTGGCGCGCATGCAAGAACTGCAGCGTCGGCTGGAAGAATTGACGCCGCAGCTGGAAGAACTGACCCGCGCGCGCGACGCCGCCGCGGAGAGCCGCGCCCAGGCCGAGCGCGCCATGCAGGACTGGCAAAACGAGTGGGAATCTTTCAGCGAAGCGGCGGCCGAACCGGCCCGGGTGCGCGAGGTCCAGACCGCGCGCATGCGCCAGCTGGAAGGTCATATTGAACAGCTGCGCCAACGCCAGGCGCGCCTCGAACAGGAGGCCGCGACCATCGGCGCGGAGCTGGAAAAAGAGCCGGCCAACGCCCTGGCCACGCAGGTGGCGGAACTGGACGAATCCTGCGAGGCGCGGGAACGCTCGATCGGCGAAATCGAGGCGCGTTTGCGCGAGGCGCGCGACCGGCGCGACGAGCTGGATGACGAGTTGTCCGAGGTGCGCGGCCAGAAACAGAGTGGCGAGGCGCGTCTGGCCTCGTTGCGTGAATTGCAGGCGGCGGCGCAGGGCGAGAGCGACGCGGCTTTGGGTGAGTGGCTGCACGGGCAGGGTCTCGACAAGGCGCCGCGCCTGGCGCGCGTGCTCAAGGTCGAATCCGGCTGGGAAAAGGCCGTGGAGCGGGTGCTCGGTGTCAATCTCGGCGCCGTGTGCGTGCCGAAGATGGAATCGGTCGCGTCCGCGGCCGCCGGCTACGACCAGTCGCAGGTCACGTTCATCGAACAGGGCACGCCGGCCGCGCGCGGGTCCACGCCGCATCCGGCGCTGCTCGACAAGATCCAGGGCGACATCAATCTCGCGCCGCTGCTCGATGGCATTTACGTCGCCGAATCGCTGGAACAGGCGCTGTCCTGGCGCGGCGGTCTCACGGCGCGCGAATCCTTCGTCACGCGCGACGGCGCCTGGGTCGGCCGCAACTGGCTGAGCCTGGGAAGCGAGAAAGGCGCGCGCGCCGGCTGGCTGCTGCGCGAGCGTGAAATCGAAACGCTGCAATCGGATCTGGGCGAATGGCACAACAAGCTCGCCAACCTGCAGGCGGCGATCGCCGAGCTGGATACGCAGTTGCAGAATCTCGAGGACGAGCGCGACGAGCTCACCCGCGATCTCAGCGAGAACAATCGCAATCGCGCGCAGTTGCGCGAGCAGCTTGGACACAAGCAGGCGCGGCTGTCGCAGCTCGAATCGCGCCGCGCGCAGATCGAGCGCGAGCAGAATGAAATCGGCGAACAGCTGGGCCGCGACCAGGCAGAGATTTCCGCCGCGGGCGATTTGCTGCGCCAGGCTGAGGCCACCGGCGGCGAACACGAACAGCGGCGCGCGCAGTTGCAGCAGAACCGCCAGACCCTGCTGGACGCGGTAGAACAGGCGCGCACGCAGGAATCCGCGGCGCGCGACAGCGTGCATCGCCTGGAAATCGAGCGCGAGACGCAACAGACCGCCTTCGAGGCCACGCGCGCCAGCCATGCGCGTCTCGAGGGGCAGTTGCAGCAGCTGATCTCGCGGCGCGAGCAGCTGTCGCTGGCGCTTTCGGGCGAACAGGACCCGACGCCGGGATACCGCCAGCATCTGGACGAATTCCTGCAGAAGCGCCTGGGCATCGAGGAGCGCTTGAACGCCGCGCGCCAGGCGGTGACCGATCTCGAAACCCAGCTGCGCGAACAGGAACAGGCGCGGACGCGGGAAGAACGCAAGACCACCGAAATCCGCGAGAAACACGAAAGCGAGCGCGTCGTGCTGCAGGAACTGACGGTGCGCCGCGAAACCGTCGCCGACCAGTTGCGCGAATCCGGTTTCGAGGTCGAGGCCGTGCGCGCGGAGCTGCCGCCCGAGGCCAACGAAACCGAATGGGCCTCACGCCTGGAGCAGGTGACCGCGCGCATCGAGCGCCTGGGGCCGATCAACCTGGTGGCGATCGAGGAATTCGAGGAGGCCAACACGCGCAAGACCTATCTCGACAAGCAGTGCGAGGACCTGTCGCAGGCGCTGGCCACGCTGGAAGAGGCAATCCGCAAGATCGACCGCGAGACGCGCACGCGCTTCAAGGAGACCTTCGACCAGGTCAACGAATATTTCCAGAGCTTCTTCCCGCAGCTTTTCGGCGGCGGCAGCGCGCATCTCGAAATGACCGACAACGACCTGCTCGAAACCGGCGTGTCCGTCATGGCGCGCCCGCCGGGCAAGCGCAACAGCACCATCCACCTGCTCTCGGGCGGCGAGAAGGCGCTCACCGCGGTGGCGCTGGTGTTCGCCATCTTCCAGCTCAACCCGGCGCCGTTCTGCCTGCTGGACGAGGTGGACGCGCCGCTGGACGACGCCAACGTGATCCGTTATTGCGAAACCCTGAAGACCCTGTCGGACAAGACCCAGCTGGTTTACATCACGCATAACAAGATCAGCATGGAGATGGCCGACATCCTGATCGGTGTCACCATGTCCGAGCCGGGCGTGTCGCGCCTGGTGGCGGTGGACGTGGATCAGGCCATGGAGATGGTCGCGCAGTAA
- a CDS encoding cell division protein ZipA C-terminal FtsZ-binding domain-containing protein, which yields MNLQFALLFIGIVIVAVVALTAYDMSRLRRPRPRSEVHLGDFPEDRAPIRPNLPDATREEGGEKFLRSDLDVTLREKPRAEVLRKEIRVLEEMATMPLNLKPGLQRRLRPRAEPGRQYLPDEKIDFVIDLPGEGPVMRDAALSVYKQNEYNLNKPRHLYGRHHRTERWSDLELDPGTTEYDDLKLVIQLTDPRGPIDESELNAFMQIGLKLADTLARPTKLPETFEAGMERAAALQGFCDTYDVIAGIHVVPASTPSFAGRAIEMAARQAGMELGARNMFHMKNEIAPGGRHLFSLANLDEPSAFDPAAWDSFVTDGLSLFMSVPCAFQPGVAFDRMVAAARMIADTLGGSLQDQNRRPLTDKGIAVIHHQIEEIEEKMRAFGIPPGSETALKLFNEAATP from the coding sequence ATGAACCTGCAGTTTGCACTGCTCTTCATCGGAATCGTCATTGTTGCCGTCGTCGCCCTGACCGCGTACGACATGTCCCGGTTGCGCCGTCCGCGCCCGCGGTCGGAAGTGCATCTGGGCGACTTCCCGGAGGATCGCGCGCCGATCCGCCCCAATCTGCCGGATGCCACGCGCGAGGAGGGCGGCGAAAAATTCCTGCGTTCCGATCTCGACGTGACGTTGCGCGAGAAGCCGCGCGCAGAAGTGCTGCGCAAGGAAATCCGCGTGCTCGAGGAAATGGCGACCATGCCGCTCAACCTCAAGCCGGGCCTGCAGCGCCGTCTGCGTCCCCGCGCCGAGCCCGGCCGGCAGTACCTGCCGGACGAAAAAATCGATTTTGTCATCGATCTGCCGGGCGAGGGGCCGGTGATGCGCGACGCCGCGCTCTCCGTGTACAAGCAGAACGAGTACAACCTCAACAAGCCGCGCCATCTGTATGGACGCCACCACCGCACCGAACGCTGGTCCGATCTCGAGCTCGATCCCGGAACCACCGAGTATGACGATCTCAAGCTGGTGATCCAGCTGACCGACCCGCGCGGGCCGATCGATGAATCCGAGCTCAACGCGTTCATGCAGATCGGCCTGAAGCTGGCCGATACGCTCGCGCGACCGACGAAACTCCCGGAGACCTTCGAGGCGGGTATGGAGCGCGCCGCGGCATTGCAGGGGTTTTGCGACACTTATGACGTTATCGCCGGTATCCACGTGGTGCCTGCCTCCACGCCGTCCTTCGCGGGACGCGCCATCGAGATGGCGGCGCGCCAGGCGGGGATGGAGCTGGGCGCCAGGAATATGTTTCACATGAAGAATGAAATCGCGCCGGGGGGCCGGCACCTGTTCAGCCTCGCGAACCTGGACGAGCCGAGCGCCTTCGATCCCGCCGCGTGGGACAGCTTCGTAACCGACGGATTGAGCCTGTTCATGAGCGTGCCCTGCGCGTTTCAGCCGGGCGTGGCCTTCGACCGGATGGTGGCCGCCGCGCGCATGATCGCCGATACCCTGGGCGGCAGCCTGCAGGACCAGAACCGCCGTCCGCTCACCGACAAGGGCATCGCGGTGATCCACCACCAGATCGAGGAGATCGAGGAAAAGATGCGCGCTTTTGGCATTCCGCCGGGAAGCGAGACCGCGCTCAAGCTGTTCAACGAAGCCGCGACCCCATGA
- the ligA gene encoding NAD-dependent DNA ligase LigA — protein sequence MSSAGKPRQRAAELRQEINHHNYRYYILDSPLISDAQYDKLLRELQELEAKYPDLITPDSPTQRVGAAPSQEFGEVRHSIPMTSMDNAFSDEEVGEWDRRVRKGLETEGDVAYTAEPKFDGTSISLRYEKGMLVQAGTRGDGETGEDVTVNVRTIKTVPLHLQGKGWPDILEVRGEVVIPKKDFERLNAEQLKQGGKIFANPRNAAAGSLRQLDPRITAARPLSFFPWGLGQTSKPVAPRYSEVVKYLKEWGFRTTEFFHVAKGADECLKFYREMLGKREDLPFEIDGVVYKLDDLAARERLGYTARAPRWAIAHKLPAQEETTVVEDILASVGRTGVITPVAVLKPVAVSGVTVTHATLHNQDELERKDVRIGDTVIVRRAGDVIPEVVGVIKDKRPRGTRKWHMPKKCPVCDSEVIREEEEAAHRCMGGLVCSAQRMGALLHFASRHAMDIEGLGDKLVQQLVEKGMVKTVADIYRLKKDVLADLERMAEKSAQNLLDQIEKSKTTTLARFLHALGIPQVGEATAQLLVDHFGALDDIMDAKRETLEQVHGIGPAMAEDIHSFFHEKHNREVIRALIKAGIHWPKPVKARKDSPLAGKVFVLTGGLASMSRDEARRKLQAFGAKVTDSVSKKTDYVVVGEDPGSKADKAEKLGITMLDEKGFLKLIGQ from the coding sequence ATGAGCAGCGCGGGAAAACCGCGGCAGCGGGCCGCGGAATTACGCCAGGAAATCAATCACCACAATTACCGTTATTACATTCTCGACAGCCCGCTCATCTCCGACGCGCAATATGACAAGCTCCTACGCGAACTGCAGGAACTTGAAGCCAAATACCCCGACCTGATCACGCCCGATTCGCCGACCCAGCGGGTCGGCGCCGCGCCTTCGCAGGAGTTTGGCGAGGTCCGGCATTCCATTCCCATGACCTCCATGGACAACGCCTTCTCCGACGAGGAGGTGGGCGAATGGGACCGGCGCGTGCGCAAGGGGCTTGAGACCGAAGGCGATGTTGCCTATACCGCCGAACCCAAGTTCGACGGCACCTCGATCAGCCTGCGTTATGAGAAAGGCATGCTGGTGCAGGCCGGCACTCGCGGCGACGGCGAGACCGGCGAGGACGTGACGGTCAACGTGCGCACCATCAAGACCGTGCCGCTGCATCTGCAGGGCAAAGGCTGGCCGGACATTCTCGAGGTGCGCGGTGAAGTGGTCATCCCGAAAAAGGATTTCGAGCGCCTCAACGCCGAACAATTGAAACAGGGCGGCAAGATTTTCGCCAATCCCCGCAACGCCGCCGCTGGCAGCCTGCGCCAGCTTGACCCGCGCATCACGGCCGCGCGGCCACTGAGCTTCTTCCCCTGGGGCCTGGGCCAGACGTCCAAACCGGTCGCGCCACGTTATTCCGAAGTCGTGAAATATCTCAAGGAGTGGGGATTCCGCACCACGGAGTTTTTCCATGTCGCAAAGGGCGCGGATGAGTGTCTCAAGTTTTACCGCGAGATGCTCGGCAAGCGCGAAGACCTGCCATTTGAAATCGATGGCGTCGTGTACAAACTGGACGATCTTGCCGCGCGCGAGCGCCTGGGTTACACGGCACGCGCGCCGCGTTGGGCCATCGCGCACAAGCTGCCGGCGCAGGAAGAAACCACCGTGGTCGAGGACATCCTGGCCTCGGTCGGACGTACCGGGGTCATCACGCCGGTGGCGGTGCTGAAGCCGGTGGCGGTGAGTGGCGTCACCGTGACGCACGCCACGCTGCACAACCAGGACGAGCTCGAACGCAAGGACGTGCGCATCGGCGACACCGTGATCGTGCGCCGCGCCGGCGACGTGATTCCCGAGGTCGTGGGCGTCATCAAGGACAAGCGCCCCCGCGGCACGCGCAAGTGGCACATGCCGAAGAAATGCCCGGTCTGCGATTCAGAAGTGATCCGCGAAGAGGAGGAAGCTGCGCACCGCTGCATGGGTGGCCTGGTTTGCTCCGCGCAGCGCATGGGCGCGCTACTGCATTTTGCCTCGCGCCATGCCATGGACATCGAGGGCCTGGGCGACAAGCTGGTGCAGCAACTGGTGGAAAAGGGCATGGTGAAAACCGTGGCCGATATCTACCGGCTCAAAAAAGACGTGCTGGCCGATCTTGAGCGTATGGCTGAAAAATCAGCGCAGAACCTGCTGGACCAGATAGAGAAGAGCAAAACCACTACGCTGGCCCGTTTTCTTCACGCACTCGGCATCCCGCAGGTGGGCGAGGCCACGGCGCAGCTGCTGGTGGATCATTTCGGCGCGCTCGACGACATCATGGATGCCAAACGCGAAACCCTGGAGCAGGTCCACGGCATCGGCCCGGCCATGGCCGAGGACATCCACAGCTTCTTTCACGAAAAGCACAACCGCGAAGTCATCCGCGCCCTGATCAAGGCCGGCATTCACTGGCCCAAACCCGTGAAGGCGAGGAAGGATTCACCGCTCGCCGGCAAGGTATTCGTCCTCACCGGCGGCCTGGCCAGCATGAGCCGCGACGAAGCCCGGCGCAAACTGCAAGCATTCGGCGCCAAGGTTACCGACAGCGTGTCGAAAAAAACCGATTATGTGGTTGTCGGCGAAGACCCCGGCTCGAAGGCCGACAAGGCGGAGAAGCTGGGGATCACGATGCTGGATGAGAAGGGATTCCTAAAGTTGATTGGTCAATAG
- a CDS encoding REP-associated tyrosine transposase — MRYRRAGIPGASYFFTVNLAERSRTLLVDYADVLRTVIREVQSRHPFHIDAMVVLPDHLHAIWTLPDNDKDFSTRWMLIKSGFSRRLPADEGRNSSRITKGERGIWQRRFWEHLVRDEEDYERHVNYIHYNPVKHGYVAKPVDWLHSSIHRFMTEGIVSTDWAAGNQDEDSNKYGER; from the coding sequence ATGCGTTATCGCCGCGCAGGGATTCCTGGAGCCAGCTATTTTTTCACCGTCAACCTAGCCGAGAGGAGCCGGACATTATTGGTAGATTACGCCGATGTCTTGCGAACGGTAATCCGTGAGGTGCAATCCCGACATCCGTTCCATATTGATGCCATGGTGGTACTTCCGGACCATCTTCACGCCATCTGGACATTGCCGGATAACGACAAGGATTTTTCCACCCGCTGGATGCTGATCAAGAGCGGATTTTCGCGCAGGCTGCCAGCGGATGAAGGTCGCAACAGCAGCCGTATAACAAAAGGAGAGCGTGGTATCTGGCAGCGCCGTTTCTGGGAGCATTTGGTGCGTGATGAAGAAGATTATGAGCGCCACGTGAATTACATTCATTATAACCCTGTGAAACACGGTTATGTGGCAAAGCCGGTGGATTGGTTGCATTCAAGCATCCATCGGTTTATGACAGAAGGTATTGTGAGTACGGATTGGGCTGCGGGGAATCAGGATGAGGACAGCAACAAATATGGAGAGCGTTAA